One Solanum lycopersicum chromosome 2, SLM_r2.1 genomic region harbors:
- the LOC138342333 gene encoding uncharacterized protein: protein MGRLERLSSIDRVITIHVNKGVETRVNSLDNTMTYILGAFVRMNPPIFLGSKVGEHPQEFLDGVYKVLSAMGLTSREKAVLASYQLRDVSQVWYTQWKDNRPVELGTIEWEDRTEALLGMYFPRERREVKVGEFINHRQGNMGVE, encoded by the coding sequence AtggggagattagagaggctcTCTTCCATAGACCGAGTCATAACAATTCATGTGAATAAAGGTGTTGAGACTAGGGTGAATTCTTTAGATAATACTATGACCTATATATTGGGGgcctttgtgaggatgaatcctcctatcttccttggttctaaggtgggagaacatccccaagagtttctagatggagtgtacaaggtgttgagtgccaTGGGGCtgacttctagggagaaggcCGTGTTAGCTTCgtaccaattgagggatgtttctcaagtgtggtacactcaatggaaagataataggCCGGTTGAGTTGGGTACCATAGAGTGGGAAGATAGGACGGAAGCTTTGTTAGGAATgtactttccccgtgagaggaGGGAGGTGAAGGTTGGAGAGTTCATTAACCATAGGCAAGGTAATATGGGTGTTGAATAG